A single Gambusia affinis linkage group LG20, SWU_Gaff_1.0, whole genome shotgun sequence DNA region contains:
- the si:dkey-94l16.4 gene encoding transcription factor 20 isoform X1, whose amino-acid sequence MKGITTHLGSTVVMEQPPGTLDDLQHQGASSPARSSVIDLTRKDDEHLLTSPSLDALRRAKGSGWGPNSGSAIPGLQLSETGSSDVTVRPEDQIQPDNALSHTTVTLSYVSRSHVFSTHSSPLYSVSPISKSSFHPQCNTDIGFEETSYALNQQFLEQDKEPVNLVTHAELFPSLSQPQVGPQDSAREFNVKEPPKFNGEVISSDGYNKKLLPEEKHSILSESRNCVENGRYDGWSEILWDEDEDRGTSDVLFIGAKKQDQEVSKTGGSTNVRCVRREYKSPLEDPVSPPSASVDDVEDVFLLPQASSSPSANDFSLEAADDAVYDTVCSERTTQASSAVNDGPTRLESRDGSKSHRRKVVLEPLIDLADDSCLNPENKTSCAIRHINGSANMLERTIKERKLPMRSGRGTRLEAIVMNINSSRYKVSSSILANKKPSASQPVTHTSALPRSKRKVKGKAKTAFLLRTVKRKAVNVKKSKPSSIDAQSYNDSTSVSEPLNKTETSGTPAKRPRFARPSRKPARPSRSRPVKSKTKPPSQSSAQFPKNKNLKKKPELVTVPKPSMEVTASKVLPIRPPPKSPKNNQVDPKSKPSSPTKKTKAPPKRRRKKPRCSQPSSMFSPKEPEIKLKYITYKEEKKDVRLDSFSPFVRVKRQQSSPSLCTIVNYPEEVKTEPKQQQQAHSSRFVSAVVPTTSCLYLGRLSMHGQHQRALVCCLCGRSANSIDLGDLHGPYYPEGYRPNTKAPANVSGLKEDEEDSSYSDSSSSTTRARRWAAPLKQKGLLGSCKRSSGRISSPAAKQARSDGGLADAEDWYSPPVLPVEPCEYWLHEDCGIWSTGVFLVRGKVYGLEEAVKVAQETMCSACHNPGATLGCFFKGCPNKYHYRCALESDCVLVEDNFSMKCKKHKNKTLKAPPGSRWDDR is encoded by the exons ATGAAAGGAATCACGACGCATCTCGGTTCCACAG TTGTTATGGAGCAGCCACCTGGGACCTTGGATGATCTACAGCATCAAGGTGCCTCTTCCCCCGCTCGCTCCAGTGTAATTGACTTGACCAGGAAAGACGATGAACACCTCCTCACATCACCATCTCTGGATGCCTTGCGGAGGGCCAAGGGCTCTGGCTGGGGCCCGAACTCTGGATCTGCCATCCCCGGGTTACAATTGTCAGAGACTGGCTCCTCAGATGTCACAGTTCGACCAGAGGATCAAATTCAGCCAGATAATGCCTTATCCCACACTACAGTCACCCTGTCCTACGTGAGCAGGTCTCATGTCTTCTCCACTCACAGCTCTCCTCTGTACAGTGTGTCGCCCATTAGCAAGTCTTCCTTCCACCCTCAATGCAACACTGACATCGGGTTTGAGGAGACCAGCTATGCACTGAACCAGCAATTCCTAGAGCAGGACAAGGAGCCTGTTAACCTTGTCACACATGCAGAACTGTTCCCCTCACTTTCTCAACCTCAAGTAGGACCACAGGATAGTGCTAGAGAATTCAATGTGAAAGAGCCTCCAAAGTTCAATGGAGAAGTCATTTCCAGCGATGGATATAATAAAAAGCTACTGCCAGAAGAGAAACACAGCATTCTTTCTGAAAGTAGAAATTGTGTAGAGAACGGTCGGTATGACGGTTGGTCAGAAATTCTCTGGGATGAGGATGAGGACAGAGGGACATCCGATGTGCTTTTCATTGGGGCTAAGAAACAGGACCAAGAGGTCTCCAAAACCGGTGGTTCCACAAATGTGCGTTGCGTGAGAAGGGAATACAAGAGCCCTTTGGAGGATCCAGTCTCCCCACCTTCTGCCTCAGTAGACGATGTGGAGGATGTGTTCCTCCTTCCTCAGGCCTCCAGCTCACCCAGCGCAAATGACTTTTCTTTAGAGGCTGCCGATGATGCTGTGTATGATACCGTGTGTTCAGAGAGAACCACTCAGGCAAGCTCTGCAGTCAACGATGGCCCAACAAGGTTAGAGTCACGTGATGGGAGTAAATCCCATAGACGGAAGGTTGTTTTGGAACCTTTGATTGACTTGGCTGATGATTCCTGTCTGAATCCGGAGAACAAAACCAGTTGTGCCATTCGTCACATTAATGGGAGTGCAAATATGCTGGAGAGGacaataaaagaaaggaaactgCCCATGCGTTCTGGTAGAGGGACTCGACTGGAAGCAATAGTCATGAATATTAATTCAAGTCGGTATAAAGTGTCCAGCAGCATACTCGCCAATAAGAAACCTAGTGCCTCTCAGCCAGTAACACACACTTCTGCCTTGCCCAGATCCAAGAGGAAAGTGAAAGGCAAGGCAAAGACTGCATTCTTGCTGAGGACCgtcaaaagaaaagctgtgaatgtgaaaaaaagtaaacCCAGTAGCATCGACGCTCAAAGTTACAATGACTCTACCTCTGTTTCTGAACCCCTCAACAAGACCGAAACATCAGGCACACCTGCTAAAAGACCTCGATTTGCGAGACCAAGCAGAAAACCAGCACGGCCTTCTCGGAGTAGGCCTGTGAAGTCCAAGACGAAACCCCCTTCTCAGTCAAGTGCCCAGTTCCCCAAAAATAAGAACTTGAAAAAGAAGCCAGAGTTGGTCACTGTCCCCAAACCCTCAATGGAAGTTACTGCATCAAAGGTGTTGCCCATTCGTCCGCCACCAAAATCTCCAAAGAACAACCAGGTTGACCCTAAAAGCAAACCATCTTCGCCCACCAAAAAGACAAAGGCACCCCCGAAACGGAGGCGAAAGAAACCCAGGTGCAGCCAACCTTCCTCCATGTTCTCCCCGAAGGAGCCTGAGATCAAGCTCAAGTACATCACCtacaaggaagaaaagaaggatgTCAGGCTGGACAGTTTCTCTCCATTTGTTCGTGTCAAGCGACAGCAGTCATCCCCTTCTCTGTGCACAATAGTGAACTACCCCGAGGAGGTGAAGACGGAacccaaacagcagcagcaagcTCACTCCAGTCGCTTTGTCTCAGCCGTTGTACCCACCACGTCCTGTCTGTATCTGGGACGACTGTCCATGCATGGCCAACATCAGCGTGCTCTCGTCTGCTGCTTGTGCGGCCGCTCGGCCAACTCCATCGACTTGGGGGATCTCCATGGACCCTATTACCCCGAGGGGTACCGGCCGAACACCAAAGCACCAGCCAACGTGTCGGGTCTCAAAGAAGATGAGGAGGACTCCAGCTACTCCGACTCTTCTTCCAGCACTACGAGAGCCAGACGCTGGGCAGCTCCGCTAAAGCAGAAGGGCCTTCTGGGGAGCTGCAAGCGGTCCAGCGGTAGGATCAGCAGCCCTGCAGCCAAGCAGGCAAGATCGGATGGCGGTCTTGCGGATGCGGAGGACTGGTACAGCCCGCCCGTTCTCCCCGTGGAGCCATGCGAATATTGGCTCCATGAGGACTGCGGCATCTGGTCTACAGGCGTGTTCCTTGTCAGGGGCAAAGTTTACGGGCTGGAGGAGGCCGTCAAGGTGGCCCAGGAGACG ATGTGCTCGGCATGCCACAATCCAGGAGCAACTCTGGGCTGTTTCTTCAAAGGCTGTCCTAACAAATACCACTACAGATGTGCTCTGGAGTCAG ACTGTGTGCTCGTCGAAGACAATTTCTCCATGAAGTGTAAGAAGCACAAG AACAAAACGTTGAAAGCGCCTCCGGGGAGCCGATGGGACGACAGGTGA
- the si:dkey-94l16.4 gene encoding transcription factor 20 isoform X2, producing MEQPPGTLDDLQHQGASSPARSSVIDLTRKDDEHLLTSPSLDALRRAKGSGWGPNSGSAIPGLQLSETGSSDVTVRPEDQIQPDNALSHTTVTLSYVSRSHVFSTHSSPLYSVSPISKSSFHPQCNTDIGFEETSYALNQQFLEQDKEPVNLVTHAELFPSLSQPQVGPQDSAREFNVKEPPKFNGEVISSDGYNKKLLPEEKHSILSESRNCVENGRYDGWSEILWDEDEDRGTSDVLFIGAKKQDQEVSKTGGSTNVRCVRREYKSPLEDPVSPPSASVDDVEDVFLLPQASSSPSANDFSLEAADDAVYDTVCSERTTQASSAVNDGPTRLESRDGSKSHRRKVVLEPLIDLADDSCLNPENKTSCAIRHINGSANMLERTIKERKLPMRSGRGTRLEAIVMNINSSRYKVSSSILANKKPSASQPVTHTSALPRSKRKVKGKAKTAFLLRTVKRKAVNVKKSKPSSIDAQSYNDSTSVSEPLNKTETSGTPAKRPRFARPSRKPARPSRSRPVKSKTKPPSQSSAQFPKNKNLKKKPELVTVPKPSMEVTASKVLPIRPPPKSPKNNQVDPKSKPSSPTKKTKAPPKRRRKKPRCSQPSSMFSPKEPEIKLKYITYKEEKKDVRLDSFSPFVRVKRQQSSPSLCTIVNYPEEVKTEPKQQQQAHSSRFVSAVVPTTSCLYLGRLSMHGQHQRALVCCLCGRSANSIDLGDLHGPYYPEGYRPNTKAPANVSGLKEDEEDSSYSDSSSSTTRARRWAAPLKQKGLLGSCKRSSGRISSPAAKQARSDGGLADAEDWYSPPVLPVEPCEYWLHEDCGIWSTGVFLVRGKVYGLEEAVKVAQETMCSACHNPGATLGCFFKGCPNKYHYRCALESDCVLVEDNFSMKCKKHKNKTLKAPPGSRWDDR from the exons ATGGAGCAGCCACCTGGGACCTTGGATGATCTACAGCATCAAGGTGCCTCTTCCCCCGCTCGCTCCAGTGTAATTGACTTGACCAGGAAAGACGATGAACACCTCCTCACATCACCATCTCTGGATGCCTTGCGGAGGGCCAAGGGCTCTGGCTGGGGCCCGAACTCTGGATCTGCCATCCCCGGGTTACAATTGTCAGAGACTGGCTCCTCAGATGTCACAGTTCGACCAGAGGATCAAATTCAGCCAGATAATGCCTTATCCCACACTACAGTCACCCTGTCCTACGTGAGCAGGTCTCATGTCTTCTCCACTCACAGCTCTCCTCTGTACAGTGTGTCGCCCATTAGCAAGTCTTCCTTCCACCCTCAATGCAACACTGACATCGGGTTTGAGGAGACCAGCTATGCACTGAACCAGCAATTCCTAGAGCAGGACAAGGAGCCTGTTAACCTTGTCACACATGCAGAACTGTTCCCCTCACTTTCTCAACCTCAAGTAGGACCACAGGATAGTGCTAGAGAATTCAATGTGAAAGAGCCTCCAAAGTTCAATGGAGAAGTCATTTCCAGCGATGGATATAATAAAAAGCTACTGCCAGAAGAGAAACACAGCATTCTTTCTGAAAGTAGAAATTGTGTAGAGAACGGTCGGTATGACGGTTGGTCAGAAATTCTCTGGGATGAGGATGAGGACAGAGGGACATCCGATGTGCTTTTCATTGGGGCTAAGAAACAGGACCAAGAGGTCTCCAAAACCGGTGGTTCCACAAATGTGCGTTGCGTGAGAAGGGAATACAAGAGCCCTTTGGAGGATCCAGTCTCCCCACCTTCTGCCTCAGTAGACGATGTGGAGGATGTGTTCCTCCTTCCTCAGGCCTCCAGCTCACCCAGCGCAAATGACTTTTCTTTAGAGGCTGCCGATGATGCTGTGTATGATACCGTGTGTTCAGAGAGAACCACTCAGGCAAGCTCTGCAGTCAACGATGGCCCAACAAGGTTAGAGTCACGTGATGGGAGTAAATCCCATAGACGGAAGGTTGTTTTGGAACCTTTGATTGACTTGGCTGATGATTCCTGTCTGAATCCGGAGAACAAAACCAGTTGTGCCATTCGTCACATTAATGGGAGTGCAAATATGCTGGAGAGGacaataaaagaaaggaaactgCCCATGCGTTCTGGTAGAGGGACTCGACTGGAAGCAATAGTCATGAATATTAATTCAAGTCGGTATAAAGTGTCCAGCAGCATACTCGCCAATAAGAAACCTAGTGCCTCTCAGCCAGTAACACACACTTCTGCCTTGCCCAGATCCAAGAGGAAAGTGAAAGGCAAGGCAAAGACTGCATTCTTGCTGAGGACCgtcaaaagaaaagctgtgaatgtgaaaaaaagtaaacCCAGTAGCATCGACGCTCAAAGTTACAATGACTCTACCTCTGTTTCTGAACCCCTCAACAAGACCGAAACATCAGGCACACCTGCTAAAAGACCTCGATTTGCGAGACCAAGCAGAAAACCAGCACGGCCTTCTCGGAGTAGGCCTGTGAAGTCCAAGACGAAACCCCCTTCTCAGTCAAGTGCCCAGTTCCCCAAAAATAAGAACTTGAAAAAGAAGCCAGAGTTGGTCACTGTCCCCAAACCCTCAATGGAAGTTACTGCATCAAAGGTGTTGCCCATTCGTCCGCCACCAAAATCTCCAAAGAACAACCAGGTTGACCCTAAAAGCAAACCATCTTCGCCCACCAAAAAGACAAAGGCACCCCCGAAACGGAGGCGAAAGAAACCCAGGTGCAGCCAACCTTCCTCCATGTTCTCCCCGAAGGAGCCTGAGATCAAGCTCAAGTACATCACCtacaaggaagaaaagaaggatgTCAGGCTGGACAGTTTCTCTCCATTTGTTCGTGTCAAGCGACAGCAGTCATCCCCTTCTCTGTGCACAATAGTGAACTACCCCGAGGAGGTGAAGACGGAacccaaacagcagcagcaagcTCACTCCAGTCGCTTTGTCTCAGCCGTTGTACCCACCACGTCCTGTCTGTATCTGGGACGACTGTCCATGCATGGCCAACATCAGCGTGCTCTCGTCTGCTGCTTGTGCGGCCGCTCGGCCAACTCCATCGACTTGGGGGATCTCCATGGACCCTATTACCCCGAGGGGTACCGGCCGAACACCAAAGCACCAGCCAACGTGTCGGGTCTCAAAGAAGATGAGGAGGACTCCAGCTACTCCGACTCTTCTTCCAGCACTACGAGAGCCAGACGCTGGGCAGCTCCGCTAAAGCAGAAGGGCCTTCTGGGGAGCTGCAAGCGGTCCAGCGGTAGGATCAGCAGCCCTGCAGCCAAGCAGGCAAGATCGGATGGCGGTCTTGCGGATGCGGAGGACTGGTACAGCCCGCCCGTTCTCCCCGTGGAGCCATGCGAATATTGGCTCCATGAGGACTGCGGCATCTGGTCTACAGGCGTGTTCCTTGTCAGGGGCAAAGTTTACGGGCTGGAGGAGGCCGTCAAGGTGGCCCAGGAGACG ATGTGCTCGGCATGCCACAATCCAGGAGCAACTCTGGGCTGTTTCTTCAAAGGCTGTCCTAACAAATACCACTACAGATGTGCTCTGGAGTCAG ACTGTGTGCTCGTCGAAGACAATTTCTCCATGAAGTGTAAGAAGCACAAG AACAAAACGTTGAAAGCGCCTCCGGGGAGCCGATGGGACGACAGGTGA